The Lysobacter gummosus sequence TTACCTGTATCGCGCGGTGCCAGCCTTCGAAAGAACGCGGTGCCGGGGCCGCCGCCTCCCTGGCCAAGGGAAGCAAGACTCCTTTCGAGGTGCGTAATGTCCCGCGTATGCCAAGTAACGGGCAAGCGAACGACGACTGGCAACAACGTCTCGCATGCCATGAACAAGACCCGCCGCCGTTTCCTCCCCAACCTGCACGAGCGCCGCTTCTGGGTCGCCAGTGAGAACCGTTGGGTGAAGCTGCGCGTTTCCGCCCATGCCCTGCGCACCATCGACAAGAACGGTATCGATTCCGTCCTCGCCGAACTCCGCGCACGCGGCGAAAAGATCTGAGGAGGATCGAACCATGGCTTCCAAGCGCGACAAGATCCGCCTGATCTCGACGGCGAACACCGGTCACTTCTACACGACCGACAAGAACAAGAAGAACACCCCGGCGAAGATGGAGGTCAAGAAGTATGACCCCGTCGTTCGCAAGCACGTGATTTACAAGGAAGGCAAGATCAAGTGACGTCTTGGCCCGTTCGCGCTTAGCGCGAACGGCTTTGCCAAGACGTCATCCCCGCGAAAACGGGGATCCAGCGCCTTTAGAAGAAACCCGCCTACTCGGCGGGTTTTTTTTGGCCGACGATTTCGTGGCGCGTAGATGCGCTGCGATGAATTGCATCGGCGTTACGAACGAATACCCCGAACAAGCGCGCCACCGTTGCCCCCTTTGAAAAAGGGGGCGGACGCCCGGCGGCCGCTGGATGTCTGGACCGTCGCTGATGGCGCGGGGGATTTGCTTTGATTTGGCGGGTGCGAGAAAGAGCAAAAGCGAATCCCCCCCTCCCCCCTTTTTCAAAGGGGGGGGAACAGCAACAACAACGGCAACGGCCACCTGTCGGGTGCCGTCTGCCAAAGCACAAAAAGAAACCCGCCCGAAGGCGGGTTTCTTCGCATTGCCGAACCGCCGACCTCAGGGAATCACACCCCCGAAATACGTCGAAACCTGCGGCCAGATCAGCGAAATCTTCGCGCCGGAATTGAAGCAGCCGCCGAAGTGATGCAAGGCGATCGCCTTGCCGGTGGCGCGCGCGATCACCGGCGAGCCCGAGCTGCCGCCCTCGGTGTCGCAGTAATAGCCCACGTCGCTGTTGGGCGCGTTGCCGGTCACGCTCGGCGCGTCGACGCGGCATTTGCCGCCGCTGTTCTGGGTGTCGGCGACGCTGAGCTCCTTCATGCGTCCGCCCGGATGGCCGGCAATGAAGATGCCTTCGTTTGCGTTCGCCGCGCGCACGTCCAGGCCCAGCGAGCCGAAGCTGGAGATGTTCGCGAAGTTCTTCACCGTGAACAGCGTGTAGTCGAGCGTGGTGTTGGTCTTGAGCATCTGATCGCCCGCGACCTTGGTCACCGTCGCCTGCGCGCCGGTGCAGGTGCTGCGCTGGTAGTTGAACCAGAACTCCGCGCCGGCCACGCCCGCGGCGGTGCTGATGCAGTGGTTGTTGGTGAACATGCGATTGCTCGAACTCACCCGCCACGCCGTGCACAGGCTACCGCTGCTCATGACCGCGCGCGCGACCGGCCTGGAGCCGTTGAAGGCCTGCGTGTCGCTGGTGGCGTAACAGGCGGCGGCCCGCTTGTCGTCGCTGCCGCAGATCGATTTGCCGCCGACCTGCGTGCCGAGCAAGCCTTCGTTCTGCAATTCCGGCAGCATGTCTTCGGGATAGCCTTCCAGATAACGCGACACTTTCACGCCGTGATCGGCACGCCACGGTTCGCGCGCGGTGCCGACCAGACGCAGCACCGCGACCGGGCCGCTGATCGACATCGCGGAGAAACTGGTCTTGCCGTCTTGGCCCAGATCGGCCGCGACGGTGTGCGGGCCCAGTTGCTGCGCGCTGTAGCGATACATCTCGCGACCATCGGGACTGGACACTTCCAGGCTCACGCCGGCCGGCAGCGAGAAGCGATCGAAGTGCACCTTGATGAAGGACGCGTCCGGCGTGCGGATCTCCACCGGCTTGGTGCCGGCGTCATTGCCGGCGCGGCCGACGCGGCCGGATGGGGCGCCCAGTTGCAGGTCGATGCTGCGCTGCTCGGCGATCTTCAACGGCACCGGCGCGGCCGGTTCGGTCTGCGCGGCGGCGAGCGCCGGCAACGCCAGACACAACGCGCCCAGCAGCAGGGCCGGGGCGAACTGCTTGCACTGTCCATACTTCATAGGGTGTTCCTCCTGGAACGGTGGCGGCGCGGTCGCAATCGAAACGGGCAGGCGCACGTGGCGCGCACCGCGAACGCGGCGGCGAACGTGCATGGCGGTTGCATGCGCCGATGTGAGAGTTGGATTGCGCACCGACAGCGACGGCTGCCGTGCGCGGCGACACTGGCAAATGCGCGCGGCCGAAACCGTGATCGCAGTGGATTACGCCGCATCGATGATTGGAAGCTTGACCGCCGACTCAGCTGAATCGTGCCGAAGGTGGGGCAAGTTCAGCCTGAGCGCTGCGCTGCGGGGTGAGTCGCGTCGCTTCGCCACCAGTGCGCGTTGGCTT is a genomic window containing:
- a CDS encoding trypsin-like serine peptidase; amino-acid sequence: MKYGQCKQFAPALLLGALCLALPALAAAQTEPAAPVPLKIAEQRSIDLQLGAPSGRVGRAGNDAGTKPVEIRTPDASFIKVHFDRFSLPAGVSLEVSSPDGREMYRYSAQQLGPHTVAADLGQDGKTSFSAMSISGPVAVLRLVGTAREPWRADHGVKVSRYLEGYPEDMLPELQNEGLLGTQVGGKSICGSDDKRAAACYATSDTQAFNGSRPVARAVMSSGSLCTAWRVSSSNRMFTNNHCISTAAGVAGAEFWFNYQRSTCTGAQATVTKVAGDQMLKTNTTLDYTLFTVKNFANISSFGSLGLDVRAANANEGIFIAGHPGGRMKELSVADTQNSGGKCRVDAPSVTGNAPNSDVGYYCDTEGGSSGSPVIARATGKAIALHHFGGCFNSGAKISLIWPQVSTYFGGVIP
- the rpmG gene encoding 50S ribosomal protein L33, whose protein sequence is MASKRDKIRLISTANTGHFYTTDKNKKNTPAKMEVKKYDPVVRKHVIYKEGKIK
- the rpmB gene encoding 50S ribosomal protein L28, whose amino-acid sequence is MSRVCQVTGKRTTTGNNVSHAMNKTRRRFLPNLHERRFWVASENRWVKLRVSAHALRTIDKNGIDSVLAELRARGEKI